In a genomic window of Thalassotalea piscium:
- a CDS encoding putative porin, with product MKTRAVFFGLSLISSAVLANDYNTQVDLDYLTVDSFDSIKLEGTYYLNNVTTNNTAWSEAAFMGRNTSVSLSYADFDGDASQVVLSGDYYQNDLFVGLDVSYIDIDGSGSDTGVVGEIGYFIDTNWMISISGADEEFSDSLALNTKYIATLSNGTFINLEASYLNLDNDFTASADYFWTPQSSVGLSLSTEEGVHGSVRAQHFFTSSISARVEYVSLENSDDGFLLGLTARF from the coding sequence ATGAAAACACGTGCAGTATTCTTCGGTTTATCTTTAATTTCTTCGGCTGTATTAGCTAACGACTACAATACTCAAGTTGATCTTGATTATTTAACTGTTGATAGTTTTGACAGCATAAAACTTGAAGGCACATATTACCTTAACAACGTTACTACAAATAATACAGCATGGTCAGAAGCTGCATTTATGGGCCGAAACACAAGTGTTAGCCTATCTTATGCTGACTTTGATGGTGATGCCTCTCAAGTAGTATTAAGTGGTGATTATTACCAAAATGACCTTTTTGTTGGTTTAGATGTATCTTATATCGACATTGATGGCAGTGGCAGTGACACTGGAGTAGTTGGTGAAATTGGTTACTTTATTGATACTAATTGGATGATATCTATATCTGGTGCTGATGAAGAGTTTTCAGACTCTTTAGCGTTAAATACTAAATACATTGCTACATTAAGTAACGGGACATTTATTAACCTAGAAGCATCTTACCTTAATTTAGATAACGACTTTACAGCTTCAGCTGACTACTTTTGGACACCTCAATCAAGTGTAGGCTTAAGCTTATCAACTGAAGAAGGCGTTCACGGCTCAGTGCGTGCTCAGCACTTTTTTACGTCATCTATTTCAGCTCGTGTAGAGTATGTTTCTTTAGAGAATAGCGATGATGGGTTTCTACTTGGTTTAACGGCTCGCTTTTAA
- a CDS encoding MFS transporter, producing MSSPLFVRLSSSYFWYFSILGLVVPFLPVFLDGNGFSSIEIGEILAIFTATKIIGPSLWAIIADKSGKQLAVIRLGALLTCICFAMLFFVETYWPMTFALAMFSLFWTAILPQLEVLTLTSIKRSPKIYARVRLWGSIGFIVLAIISGELLDTFGSETFTIIGFIILICLYLSTLFVKQPRLGASSQVKTSRIIDKLLTKGFIMFFIAGLLLQASFGPYNSFFALYLRDLEYPAFAAGLYISIGVIAEIGIFIIAGRLYQLFGAIWLISISMFISAIRWYLTGSFAGSAWILLIVQLMHAASFGLYHSASIQYLQQHFAANQQNRGQAIYIGGVYGVGGALGAYIAGVLWQGGIGATQAFNYAAIVALIGAIVTLLMKEKHTLEVFK from the coding sequence ATGAGTTCGCCTTTATTTGTTCGATTATCATCTAGCTACTTTTGGTATTTTAGTATTCTTGGCTTGGTGGTACCTTTTTTACCTGTTTTTCTTGATGGTAATGGCTTTTCTTCAATAGAAATTGGAGAAATCCTAGCTATTTTTACTGCGACTAAAATCATTGGTCCATCGCTGTGGGCTATTATTGCAGACAAAAGTGGCAAGCAATTAGCCGTTATTCGTTTAGGAGCTTTGCTAACCTGTATATGTTTCGCGATGCTATTTTTTGTCGAAACTTATTGGCCTATGACATTTGCTCTTGCCATGTTTAGCTTGTTTTGGACCGCAATTCTTCCTCAGTTAGAAGTATTAACACTAACATCAATTAAACGTAGTCCAAAAATTTACGCTCGTGTTCGTTTATGGGGAAGTATTGGTTTTATTGTACTAGCGATTATTAGTGGAGAGTTACTTGATACTTTTGGTAGTGAAACATTCACTATTATCGGATTTATTATTCTCATTTGTCTTTACTTATCAACACTTTTTGTAAAACAACCTAGGTTAGGTGCTTCAAGCCAAGTTAAAACGAGCCGTATTATTGATAAGCTTTTAACTAAAGGCTTTATCATGTTTTTTATTGCAGGTTTGCTGCTACAAGCAAGCTTCGGCCCATATAATAGTTTTTTTGCTTTATATTTAAGAGACTTAGAGTACCCTGCATTTGCTGCTGGATTGTATATCTCTATTGGGGTTATAGCAGAAATAGGTATTTTCATTATTGCAGGGCGTTTATATCAGTTATTTGGCGCTATTTGGCTGATCAGCATTAGTATGTTTATTTCAGCAATTCGTTGGTATTTAACAGGCTCATTTGCTGGGAGTGCATGGATACTTCTCATTGTTCAGCTAATGCATGCTGCCAGCTTTGGACTATATCACAGTGCGTCGATTCAGTATTTGCAACAACACTTTGCCGCTAATCAGCAAAACCGTGGGCAAGCGATATATATTGGCGGTGTTTATGGTGTTGGTGGAGCATTAGGTGCTTATATTGCAGGCGTGCTTTGGCAAGGTGGTATTGGCGCAACACAAGCATTTAACTATGCGGCAATAGTGGCGTTAATTGGTGCAATAGTGACATTGTTAATGAAGGAGAAGCACACACTAGAGGTGTTTAAATAG
- the aroC gene encoding chorismate synthase, translating to MSGNTFGKLFTVTTFGESHGLGLGAIIDGCPPGISLSEEDLQVDLDRRRPGTSRYTTARREPDQVKILSGVFEGKTTGTPIGLMIENTDQRSKDYGNIAQSFRPGHADYTYWQKYGIRDYRGGGRSSARETAMRVAAGAVAKKYLKQKFNIEIKGCVTQIGNVVAETIDWQQVEQNAFFFPDVNKLEALDELLRSIIKEKDSIGAKIMVVAENVPVGLGEPIFDRLDADIAHALMGINAVKGVEIGDGFAVVDQKGSEHRDELTPSGFETNHSGGVLGGISSGQNIIAYAALKPTSSIGVSGKTVDITGQATDIITKGRHDPCVGIRAVPIAEAMVALTLVDHYLRHRAQNADVECITPDICR from the coding sequence ATGTCAGGAAACACTTTTGGTAAGTTATTTACAGTAACCACTTTTGGAGAAAGTCATGGGCTTGGTTTAGGCGCAATCATAGATGGTTGCCCGCCGGGTATTTCACTTTCAGAAGAGGATCTTCAAGTTGACTTAGATCGTCGACGCCCTGGCACATCTCGCTATACAACAGCCCGTCGTGAACCCGACCAAGTTAAAATTCTATCAGGTGTGTTTGAAGGTAAAACTACAGGCACGCCGATAGGGTTAATGATCGAAAATACCGATCAGCGTTCAAAGGACTATGGCAATATTGCACAGTCTTTTCGTCCAGGACATGCTGATTACACGTATTGGCAGAAATATGGCATTCGTGATTACCGCGGTGGTGGGCGTTCATCTGCTCGTGAAACAGCAATGCGTGTAGCTGCGGGCGCTGTTGCTAAAAAATATTTAAAACAAAAGTTTAATATTGAAATTAAAGGTTGTGTTACGCAAATAGGTAACGTGGTTGCCGAAACTATTGATTGGCAACAAGTCGAACAAAATGCTTTTTTCTTTCCTGACGTTAATAAACTCGAAGCATTAGACGAGTTGTTAAGAAGCATTATTAAAGAAAAAGACTCAATTGGCGCAAAAATTATGGTTGTTGCTGAAAATGTGCCTGTTGGTCTTGGTGAACCTATTTTTGATCGTTTAGATGCAGATATTGCTCATGCATTAATGGGAATTAATGCGGTTAAAGGTGTAGAAATTGGCGATGGATTTGCGGTTGTTGATCAAAAAGGCTCTGAGCATCGTGATGAATTAACGCCAAGTGGCTTTGAAACAAATCACTCAGGTGGCGTTTTAGGTGGTATATCTTCAGGTCAAAATATCATTGCTTATGCTGCTTTAAAACCAACATCGAGTATTGGTGTTAGCGGAAAAACTGTCGATATTACGGGGCAAGCCACAGATATTATTACTAAAGGTAGACACGATCCATGTGTTGGTATTAGAGCAGTACCAATAGCAGAGGCTATGGTAGCCTTAACATTAGTTGATCACTATTTACGCCATAGAGCTCAAAATGCTGATGTAGAGTGTATAACGCCAGATATTTGCCGCTAA
- the prmB gene encoding 50S ribosomal protein L3 N(5)-glutamine methyltransferase gives MSHFNANDVSTQLHTIGDFIRFATSTFNQADLYFGHGQDNAWDEAITLVTFSLNLPSELTEHVMQCQILTHEKEQILALISRRVDEEIPAAYLINQAHFAGLPFYVDERVLVPRSPIAELIEQRFNSIIDEHQPINKILDLCTGSGCIAIACATFFPEADVDAADLSIDALNVAQINIENHGLTEQVIPIQSDVFSGLEGQKYDLIVTNPPYVDSEDVDSLPAEFQHEPEMGLGCGEDGLDIVRKILAQSATYLANDGWLVCEVGNSQVHVEALYPEVDFRWITFERGGHGVFALSKAQLEQNTKIFNERMKG, from the coding sequence GTGTCTCATTTTAATGCTAATGATGTTTCAACTCAGCTTCATACGATCGGTGACTTTATTCGATTTGCTACCAGTACCTTTAATCAAGCAGACTTATACTTTGGTCACGGACAAGATAATGCATGGGATGAAGCAATAACATTAGTGACATTTTCTTTGAATTTACCAAGTGAGCTAACCGAGCATGTTATGCAGTGCCAGATATTAACTCATGAAAAAGAGCAAATACTGGCCTTAATTTCTCGTAGGGTTGATGAAGAAATACCTGCAGCATATTTAATTAATCAGGCTCATTTTGCAGGTCTCCCATTTTATGTTGATGAACGTGTGCTCGTGCCGCGCTCTCCAATTGCAGAACTGATTGAGCAACGGTTTAATAGTATTATTGATGAGCATCAACCCATTAATAAAATATTAGACTTATGTACCGGTAGTGGTTGTATTGCTATAGCTTGTGCTACTTTCTTTCCTGAGGCTGACGTCGATGCAGCAGACTTATCTATTGACGCATTAAATGTTGCACAAATAAATATTGAAAATCATGGTTTAACTGAACAAGTTATTCCAATTCAATCTGATGTCTTTTCTGGGCTTGAAGGGCAAAAATATGATTTAATTGTTACCAATCCCCCTTACGTTGATAGTGAAGACGTTGACTCCCTGCCTGCAGAGTTTCAACATGAACCTGAAATGGGCTTGGGCTGTGGTGAAGATGGTTTAGACATCGTAAGAAAGATACTAGCGCAAAGCGCAACATACTTAGCTAACGATGGCTGGTTAGTATGTGAAGTTGGCAACTCGCAGGTACATGTGGAAGCTTTATATCCAGAAGTTGATTTTCGGTGGATTACTTTTGAACGTGGCGGCCATGGTGTATTTGCGCTTTCGAAAGCGCAACTAGAACAAAATACAAAAATTTTTAACGAACGAATGAAAGGGTAA
- the smrB gene encoding endonuclease SmrB has product MKFKDALSTQEKQLFKEAIGKVKPLVQDTIHPSKRTIKQKSSLGQQKQAKQVASFHFSDEFEPNLASNGPVKYVRDDAHSYEAKNLRRGAYVPDLILDLHGLDQYQAKKEIAALLFACQKEHAQCVCIVHGLGARILKNKVPHWLVQHPDVIAFHQAPLEWGGNGALLVLIELHDKFTRD; this is encoded by the coding sequence ATGAAATTTAAAGATGCGTTATCAACTCAAGAAAAACAGCTGTTTAAAGAGGCCATAGGTAAGGTAAAACCTTTGGTGCAGGACACAATACACCCGTCGAAAAGAACCATCAAGCAGAAATCGTCTTTAGGGCAACAAAAACAAGCTAAACAAGTAGCTAGCTTTCATTTTTCAGATGAATTTGAACCCAATTTGGCCAGTAACGGGCCGGTAAAATATGTTAGGGATGATGCGCACAGTTACGAGGCTAAAAATTTAAGACGTGGAGCTTACGTTCCAGACTTGATCTTAGACTTACATGGACTTGACCAATATCAAGCAAAAAAAGAGATCGCAGCATTGTTATTTGCTTGTCAAAAAGAGCATGCACAGTGTGTATGTATTGTTCATGGTTTAGGGGCTCGAATATTAAAAAACAAAGTACCGCACTGGTTAGTGCAGCATCCAGATGTTATTGCTTTTCATCAAGCGCCACTTGAGTGGGGTGGCAACGGGGCGTTATTAGTACTAATTGAACTCCATGATAAATTTACTCGTGATTAA
- the sixA gene encoding phosphohistidine phosphatase SixA produces the protein MQLFVMRHGQATPFSESDANRKLTKNGFDEVEKMASWLNSAHGDIERILVSPYVRAQQTAQQIIKHPKIFAKPITVDFITPEGNAKQVHDYIDGLLTSATIESILIVSHMPLVSYLLAELTLESNAPIFQTAAIAHIDYDVTLMKGRLVSLISPSDI, from the coding sequence ATGCAGCTTTTTGTCATGCGTCATGGGCAAGCAACCCCTTTTAGTGAATCAGATGCTAACCGTAAATTAACCAAAAATGGTTTTGATGAAGTCGAAAAAATGGCAAGTTGGCTGAATTCAGCACATGGCGATATAGAGCGCATACTGGTTAGCCCATATGTAAGAGCACAGCAAACAGCTCAACAAATTATTAAACATCCTAAAATTTTTGCAAAACCTATTACCGTTGATTTTATTACCCCTGAAGGTAACGCTAAACAAGTACATGACTATATTGATGGTTTATTAACTAGCGCTACTATTGAGTCGATATTAATAGTTTCTCATATGCCATTAGTGAGTTATTTATTAGCCGAATTAACGTTAGAGTCTAATGCTCCTATATTTCAAACGGCTGCAATTGCTCATATTGATTACGATGTAACCTTAATGAAAGGGCGTTTGGTGAGCTTAATTAGCCCAAGTGATATATAA
- a CDS encoding insulinase family protein — MKISPNDHKQYQSLTLANGLRVLLVHNTESAKSAAALAVNVGHFNDPIDRQGLAHFLEHMLFLGTEKYPDGSEYQQFISQYGGCNNAWTATEHTCFFFDIHHQHFEIAIERFGQFFTAPLLSQEFVQKERKNIDAEFKLKLKDEIRRLYDVHKETVNPKHPFAKFSVGNSETLADRENSQLHDEVKAFFEKYYLANAMTLVLEGPQELEQLKTLAITNFSQITAGKIKQPEIMHPLYLAEHLQKIIKVQPVKKDQQLIISFAMPEIHQFYRNKPEATLIYLLGHEGKGSILSLLKEQNLAFALTAGSGIHGSNFKDFNINIRLTEHGQANINLIVSAIFQYLILINPEEIPEYYYQEKKSLAEISFQYHEKSKPIDSVCQLAISMQHYNNQDILYGDYAMDGLDRNGLSYLQSFLKPTNMRLILIGEYRNLDCMSQWYQVPYSVASIESDLIDQWENVTPNDNLYLPTKNPYIVYQPKVLKNEQSNMLLPELISQESGLSLWFKQDVTFKVPKGYIYINIDNPKVLESIENIAMTRLFADLFSDDIVEQFYNAELAGINYSFFSNQGGLTVQLSGLSEKQPTLLKHILARLQAFKCTKQQFELFKLQLLSHWDNGNKNKSISQLFAILSSLLQPSNPSSKLLAKALSDISFERFTTFYQTLFDQVAFEIFMHGNWHKKHALALKETIIKTFTHKFNDINKVKVPVLDITKQKHLQLPLTLPEHDNACVIYFPMPNKSLEITAKTMLISQLLAPDFFQEMRTEKQFGYLVGVSFVPINKYPGLAFYIQSPNIVAEQLQSAIQNFINRSIQVINDFSEDNWQHLVRGLATQLQERDTSLRIKSQRFWASICNEDYTFTRKSQLIQTLLGVTRNDLKNYIITHISLLENTPDYLSLLCNKAPLDINNDKSTDLLHEKLIEITTNCSTKY; from the coding sequence TTGAAAATAAGTCCTAATGATCATAAGCAATATCAGTCGTTAACTTTAGCGAATGGGCTTAGGGTTTTACTTGTTCACAATACAGAGTCCGCTAAATCAGCGGCAGCGCTGGCTGTTAATGTTGGTCACTTCAATGACCCCATTGATCGCCAAGGACTTGCCCATTTTCTGGAGCATATGCTTTTTTTAGGAACTGAAAAATATCCCGATGGAAGTGAATACCAACAATTTATTAGTCAATATGGTGGCTGTAATAACGCGTGGACAGCCACTGAACATACTTGTTTCTTTTTTGATATTCATCATCAACATTTTGAAATTGCTATTGAAAGATTCGGACAATTTTTTACAGCTCCTTTATTGTCACAAGAATTTGTTCAAAAAGAACGTAAAAATATAGACGCAGAGTTTAAACTCAAGCTTAAAGATGAAATTCGGCGTTTGTACGATGTTCATAAAGAGACAGTTAACCCTAAACACCCCTTCGCTAAATTTTCTGTCGGTAATAGCGAAACTCTAGCTGACAGAGAAAACAGCCAACTTCACGATGAAGTAAAAGCCTTTTTTGAAAAATACTACTTAGCAAATGCTATGACCTTGGTACTAGAAGGCCCTCAAGAACTTGAGCAATTAAAAACTTTAGCAATAACCAATTTTAGCCAGATTACTGCAGGTAAAATAAAGCAGCCCGAAATTATGCATCCGCTTTATTTGGCAGAGCATTTGCAAAAAATTATCAAAGTACAACCTGTCAAAAAAGATCAGCAACTTATCATTAGCTTTGCTATGCCTGAAATACACCAGTTTTATCGTAACAAACCCGAAGCTACTTTAATTTATTTGTTAGGTCACGAGGGTAAAGGCAGTATTTTATCACTATTAAAAGAACAAAATTTAGCGTTTGCATTAACTGCAGGCTCCGGTATTCATGGCTCAAACTTCAAAGACTTTAATATTAATATTAGGCTAACCGAACATGGTCAAGCCAATATCAATTTGATTGTATCAGCCATATTTCAATACCTTATACTTATTAACCCTGAAGAAATACCTGAATATTACTACCAAGAAAAAAAGTCGCTTGCCGAAATATCGTTTCAATATCATGAGAAATCAAAGCCAATTGATTCGGTGTGCCAACTTGCGATAAGTATGCAGCATTATAATAATCAAGACATATTATACGGCGATTATGCAATGGACGGACTAGATCGTAACGGCTTATCGTATCTACAAAGTTTTCTAAAGCCAACCAATATGCGACTGATATTAATTGGAGAATATCGTAATTTAGATTGTATGAGCCAGTGGTATCAAGTGCCTTATTCAGTAGCCTCAATCGAAAGTGATTTAATTGACCAGTGGGAGAACGTTACCCCCAATGACAACTTATACTTACCTACGAAAAATCCATATATCGTTTACCAGCCAAAAGTACTTAAGAATGAACAGAGTAATATGTTATTGCCTGAGCTGATCAGTCAAGAAAGTGGCTTATCTTTGTGGTTTAAACAAGATGTTACTTTTAAAGTACCTAAAGGTTATATATACATTAATATTGATAACCCAAAGGTATTAGAGAGCATAGAAAATATTGCCATGACACGGTTATTCGCAGATTTATTTAGCGATGATATTGTTGAGCAGTTTTATAATGCTGAGCTCGCTGGTATTAATTATAGTTTTTTCTCGAACCAAGGTGGTTTAACGGTTCAGCTGTCGGGATTAAGTGAAAAACAGCCAACTCTGTTAAAACATATACTGGCGCGACTACAAGCGTTTAAATGCACTAAGCAGCAATTCGAGTTATTTAAACTGCAATTACTTTCACACTGGGATAATGGTAATAAGAACAAATCTATCTCACAGCTTTTTGCTATTTTAAGTAGCTTATTGCAACCCTCAAACCCCAGCAGTAAGCTGCTTGCAAAGGCCCTGTCAGATATAAGTTTTGAAAGATTTACTACTTTTTATCAAACACTATTTGATCAAGTCGCATTTGAGATATTTATGCATGGGAATTGGCATAAAAAACATGCGTTAGCACTAAAAGAAACGATTATTAAAACATTTACACATAAATTTAACGACATAAACAAAGTAAAAGTACCTGTGCTTGATATTACCAAGCAGAAACATCTACAGTTACCATTAACACTTCCAGAGCATGACAATGCATGCGTTATTTACTTTCCAATGCCAAATAAAAGCCTTGAGATAACAGCAAAAACGATGCTAATTAGTCAATTGTTAGCACCCGACTTTTTTCAAGAAATGCGTACAGAAAAACAATTTGGCTATTTAGTTGGAGTAAGTTTCGTACCAATCAATAAATACCCTGGTTTAGCTTTTTATATTCAGTCACCAAATATCGTCGCTGAGCAACTGCAGTCTGCCATACAAAACTTTATAAATAGAAGCATACAAGTAATTAACGACTTTAGTGAAGATAATTGGCAGCACCTAGTCAGAGGTTTAGCAACTCAATTACAGGAGAGAGATACTAGCTTACGTATAAAAAGCCAAAGGTTTTGGGCATCTATTTGTAACGAAGATTACACTTTCACCAGAAAATCTCAATTAATTCAAACACTACTAGGTGTAACACGCAATGACTTAAAAAATTATATTATTACTCACATCTCTTTGCTAGAAAACACACCAGATTACCTATCATTACTATGCAACAAAGCGCCATTAGATATAAATAATGATAAAAGCACTGACCTTCTTCATGAAAAGTTAATAGAAATTACCACTAATTGCTCAACTAAATATTAA